The Penicillium oxalicum strain HP7-1 chromosome VI, whole genome shotgun sequence genome window below encodes:
- a CDS encoding Nuclear distribution protein nudE, translating to MPAADDSPSKGQGANSPAEYTIEWYKAQYESIQEELHDFQLSSTELEAEMEKEMEDKEKRERQLREKVDNLRYEVDEWKTKYKQSKTEANNAQNTLQKEITSLRDTNRTLQLKLRDIEVVNDDYERQARNTTSSLEDLESKYNVAIERGVLLEEEIRSGELERESLRIDNQRLRDELSDLKVEAEIIQEKLRNTEGLGYRRRKPTPLYRSPSTPQPLEIFDRSPGGVNTSSPVFATPPAKSTLAASTATPPSPPISEASANFRRSINATPTFPRTRATGAEPVNSRTIHNARTQPTRPAPHARAASLAFSTSGYSNASRSTPSVSYSSRNSLSRSTTSRPPPLPKSGSLYQIRGLIGKMQKLEERVQSARSRLPAPSETSSRGSPRSRQGSVMGDSPVPSSINGHKNSRKRMSGSSYGSSVRDSEGNPSHPSQSRQSGGARTGDSRPSSRTSYSSRGSFSQSVHSGVPVGRPESRSSRPGAKTPLGHYSTNPLTEGRRPRSSLSNHNGQTPSVGSMSNIDEDHDLPTPTVSRVPNDIRRPSISATVSGIKKRTTSGMSAIPTPRSFKTSIGPGAMPPPLGRKQTDLGETF from the exons ATGCCGGCCGCCGACGATTCACCTTCCAAAGGCCAAGGTGCCAATAGTCCCGCGGAGTACACGATCGAGTGGTACAAAGCGCAATATGAGTCGATCCAGGAAGAACTCCATGATTTCCAGCTTTCCAGCACCGAgttggaggcggagatggaaaaagaaatggaagacAAGGAGAAGCGGGAGCGACAGTTGCGGGAGAAAGTCGATAACCTCCGCTACGAGGTAGATGAGTGGAAG ACCAAATACAAGCAGTCCAAGACCGAGGCAAATAACGCACAAAATACGTTGCAAAAGGAAATTACATCCCTACGTGACACCAATCGGACTTTACAATTGAAGCTACGTGATATCGAAGTTGTCAATGACGACTATGAGCGTCAAGCTCGAAACACCACTTCGTCCCTGGAGGACTTGGAGTCCAAATACAACGTCGCGATCGAGCGGGGCGTCCtgttggaggaagaaatcaGAAGTGGGGAACTTGAGCGAGAGAGTCTGCGAATTGACAACCAGCGGTTGCGAGACGAGTTGTCGGATCTTAAGGTCGAGGCCGAGATCATCCAAGAAAAATTGCGAAACACTGAAGGCCTCGGTTATCGTCGTCGCAAGCCCACGCCTTTGTACCGCAGCCCGTCAACCCCACAACCTTTGGAGATATTCGATCGTTCTCCTGGTGGCGTGAATACCTCGTCACCAGTGTTCGCCACACCCCCAGCCAAATCGACGCTGGCCGCATCGACCGCAACGCCGCCCTCTCCACCTATCTCAGAAGCCTCTGCGAACTTTCGCCGATCTATCAACGCCACTCCTACGTTCCCCCGGACCAGAGCGACCGGTGCTGAGCCGGTCAATTCGCGAACGATTCACAACGCCCGAACACAACCAACCCGTCCTGCTCCGCACGCGCGCGCCGCCTCTCTTGCGTTTAGCACGAGCGGCTATAGCAATGCCAGTCGCTCCACCCCGTCCGTGTCGTACTCTTCTCGAAACAGCCTATCCCGATCGACTACCTCAAGGCCGCCGCCACTTCCCAAATCCGGGTCGCTCTACCAGATTCGTGGACTGATCGGCAAAATGCAGAAGTTGGAGGAGCGTGTCCAGTCAGCCCGATCTCGCCTGCCCGCCCCCTCTGAAACTTCTTCTCGTGGATCACCTCGCTCCCGCCAAGGCTCGGTGATGGGGGATAGTCCAGTTCCTTCCTCGATTAATGGGCATAAAAATTCCCGCAAGCGTATGAGTGGGAGTAGCTACGGTTCGTCAGTTCGAGACAGTGAAGGCAACCCCTCGCACCCTTCACAAAGCCGCCAGTCCGGCGGGGCTCGCACGGGTGATAGTCGGCCCAGTAGTCGAACAAGCTACTCGAGCCGTGGCTCTTTCAGCCAGAGCGTCCACTCCGGTGTCCCAGTCGGACGCCCTGAGAGTCGGTCGAGCCGTCCTGGTGCCAAAACCCCTCTCGGCCACTATTCCACCAATCCCCTGACGGAGGGCCGCCGACCGCGATCTTCTCTGAGCAACCACAATGGACAGACGCCATCCGTGGGCAGTATGTCTAATATTGACGAAGATCATGACCTACCGACGCCCACGGTGTCCCGCGTTCCTAACGACATCAGACGACCATCCATCTCGGCCACTGTGAGTGGAATCAAGAAGCGCACAACAAGCGGCATGTCCGCCATCCCGACACCCCGCAGTTTCAAGACTAGCATCGGCCCAGGAGCAATGCCTCCGCCGCTGGGACGGAAACAGACTGATCTTGGAGAGACCTTCTGA